In Solanum pennellii chromosome 3, SPENNV200, a single window of DNA contains:
- the LOC107015240 gene encoding delta(12)-fatty-acid desaturase FAD2-like, translated as MGAGGRMSTPSEGNKSQSNVFQRVPHSKPPFTVGDVKKAIPPHCFKRSVLHSFSFVLYDLVVAFLLYYVATNYFHLLPYNISYVAWPLYWICQGCNLTGVWVIAHECGHHAFSDYQWLDDTVGLVLHSSLLVPYFSWKYSHRRHHSNTGSMDRDEVFVPKKKSSMKWFSTYLNNPPGRILVLVVQLTLGWPLYLMFNVSGRPYDRFACHFDPNSPIYTNRERLQIFVSDAGMFAVLYVLYTLVAAKGLAWVVCVYGCPLLIVNGFLVLITYLQHTHPSLPHYDTSEWDWLRGALATVDRDYGILNKVFHNITDTHVAHHLFSTMPHYHAMEATKAIKPILGDYYQFDGTSIWKAMYREAKECVYVEPDEGDQNKGVFWYKNKFH; from the coding sequence CAGGAGGTCGAATGTCCACTCCTTCTGAGGGCAACAAGTCTCAGTCTAATGTCTTCCAAAGAGTTCCTCATTCGAAACCACCCTTCACTGTGGGTGACGTCAAGAAAGCCATCCCGCCCCATTGTTTCAAGCGATCTGTCCTACACTCTTTCTCCTTCGTTCTTTATGACCTCGTAGTAGCCTTTCTCCTTTACTATGTTGCAACTAACTATTTCCATCTCCTCCCTTACAATATATCCTACGTTGCCTGGCCGCTTTACTGGATCTGCCAAGGCTGTAATCTAACAGGAGTTTGGGTCATAGCACATGAATGTGGTCATCATGCCTTCAGTGACTATCAATGGCTTGATGACACTGTTGGCCTTGTCCTACACTCATCTCTACTTGTTCCCTATTTCTCTTGGAAATATagtcatcgtcgtcatcattcCAATACAGGTTCAATGGATCGTGATGAAGTATTTGTACCAAAGAAGAAGTCGAGTATGAAATGGTTCTCTACTTATCTCAACAACCCACCAGGAAGAATTCTTGTGCTTGTTGTCCAGCTCACTCTAGGCTGGCCTTTATACCTCATGTTTAATGTTTCAGGTAGACCTTATGATCGGTTTGCTTGCCATTTCGATCCCAATAGCCCTATCTACACAAATCGTGAACGCCTTCAGATCTTTGTATCTGATGCTGGTATGTTTGCTGTACTCTATGTACTTTACACTCTTGTGGCAGCAAAAGGACTTGCCTGGGTTGTCTGTGTTTACGGATGTCCATTACTCATTGTCAATGGATTCCTCGTATTGATAACATATTTACAACACACACATCCTTCATTGCCTCATTATGACACATCGGAATGGGACTGGTTGAGGGGTGCTCTTGCTACAGTTGACAGAGACTATGGAATTCTCAACAAGGTATTCCATAACATCACAGACACTCATGTAGCACACCATCTGTTTTCAACCATGCCGCATTATCATGCAATGGAAGCTACAAAGGCTATAAAACCAATATTAGGTGACTATTATCAATTTGATGGGACATCAATTTGGAAGGCCATGTATAGAGAAGCTAAAGAGTGTGTTTACGTCGAGCCAGATGAAGGTGACCAAAACAAGGGTGTCTTTTGGTATAAAAACAAGTTTCATTAG